One window of the Chryseobacterium camelliae genome contains the following:
- a CDS encoding glycoside hydrolase family 30 protein, which produces MRSAALCGVALLSFLGCSSTSSDLANNENPVNGGGGTTGDPVDVWLTKGDQSVKLQQQTAVYFTSASNSYPSIEIDASKVFQTVDGFGYTLTGGSVEVINQLTAAKKQELLNDLFSSSGIGISYLRISIGASDLNSEVFSYDDMPAGQTDLSLSQFSLTKDQAVIQMLKDILVINPNIKILTTPWSPPVWMKDNGSTIGGSLKPEYYNVYAQYFVKYIQAMKAQGITVHAVTPQNEPLHPGNNPSLYMTAANQAAFIKNNLGPAFQAANINTKIIAYDHNCDNPAYPLAVLNDTGANPYVDGSAFHLYAGDISALSTVHNLYPDKNVYFTEQWTSSTGNFSGDLDWHVKNIIIGSMRNWSKTALEWNVANNASFGPHTPGGCTQCKGAVTINGGNSYEKNVAYYIIAHASKFVPVNSQRIASTETGNLSTVAFKTPAGKTVLIVQNGSSTDQTFNIKYNQKTAPVTISGHSAATYIF; this is translated from the coding sequence ATGAGAAGTGCTGCACTTTGCGGTGTAGCGCTTCTCTCTTTTTTGGGGTGCAGCAGCACTTCATCAGATTTGGCCAATAACGAGAATCCGGTTAACGGCGGTGGCGGGACTACAGGTGATCCTGTGGATGTATGGCTGACGAAGGGTGACCAGTCGGTCAAACTGCAACAGCAGACCGCAGTATACTTTACTTCAGCATCCAACAGCTATCCGAGCATAGAGATCGATGCTTCCAAAGTCTTTCAGACGGTGGATGGCTTTGGCTATACCCTGACTGGCGGAAGCGTGGAAGTGATCAATCAGCTGACTGCCGCAAAGAAACAGGAATTACTGAATGACCTGTTCAGCAGCTCCGGAATCGGGATCAGTTACCTGAGGATCAGCATCGGAGCTTCGGATCTTAACAGTGAAGTGTTCTCATATGATGATATGCCGGCAGGCCAGACCGACCTTAGTCTTTCGCAGTTTAGCCTTACCAAGGATCAGGCAGTTATTCAGATGCTGAAAGATATCCTCGTGATCAACCCGAACATCAAAATCCTGACAACACCATGGTCGCCGCCGGTTTGGATGAAGGATAACGGAAGTACCATCGGCGGAAGCCTGAAACCCGAATATTACAATGTGTATGCACAGTATTTTGTAAAATACATCCAGGCTATGAAAGCACAGGGGATTACGGTTCATGCCGTTACGCCTCAGAATGAGCCTTTGCATCCTGGGAACAATCCCAGCCTGTATATGACAGCTGCCAATCAGGCTGCATTCATCAAAAATAATCTGGGTCCTGCTTTTCAGGCAGCCAACATCAATACCAAAATCATTGCCTACGATCATAACTGCGACAATCCGGCCTATCCTCTGGCAGTCCTGAATGATACTGGCGCTAATCCTTATGTGGACGGATCCGCATTTCATTTGTACGCAGGTGATATTTCAGCATTGAGTACTGTGCATAATTTATATCCGGATAAAAATGTTTATTTCACTGAGCAATGGACCAGTTCCACCGGGAATTTCTCCGGAGATTTGGATTGGCACGTAAAAAACATTATTATTGGATCTATGAGAAACTGGAGCAAAACCGCACTGGAGTGGAATGTAGCCAACAATGCCTCATTCGGGCCGCATACGCCCGGAGGATGTACGCAATGCAAAGGTGCAGTAACCATTAATGGCGGAAACAGCTATGAAAAAAATGTAGCGTACTACATCATTGCCCATGCTTCCAAATTTGTTCCGGTAAATTCCCAGCGGATTGCTTCCACAGAGACCGGTAACCTTTCTACGGTGGCTTTTAAAACGCCGGCAGGAAAGACGGTCCTGATTGTGCAGAACGGCAGTTCAACGGATCAGACATTTAATATCAAATACAATCAGAAAACAGCTCCTGTAACCATTTCAGGACACTCAGCAGCGACGTATATCTTTTAA
- the bglX gene encoding beta-glucosidase BglX, with product MKRVYFLLAVAAFGMNASGQKTADQKASELLSKMTLEEKIGQLVQYSGFEYATGPQNTNSATVLEEIKKGKVGSMLNVAGSEETRNFQKLALQSRLKIPLLFGQDVIHGYRTTFPVNIGQAASWDLTLIEQSERIAATEASAYGIHWTFAPMVDIARDPRWGRVMEGSGEDTYLGTRIGLARIRGFQGKGLGNLDAIMACAKHFAAYGAAVGGRDYNSVDMSLRQLNETYLPPFKAAAEAGVATFMNSFNDINGIPATTNRYILRDLLKGQWNYRGFVVSDWGSIGEMVAHGYARDNKEAAEKAIIAGSDMDMESRAYMAELPRLVQEGKVDSKLIDDAARRILIKKFEMGLFDDPYRFSSEKRQQQQTNNRENRKFGREFGSKSIVLMKNQDNILPLSRSVKTVALIGPFGKETTANHGFWSVAFKDDNQRIISQFDGIRSQLDKNSTLLYAKGANADDQDRSMFAEAVATAKKADVVIMTLGEGHAMSGEAKSRSNIHFSGVQEDLLKEIAKTGKPIVLMINAGRPLVFDWAADNIPAIMYTWWLGTEAGNSIADVLFGSVNPGGKLPMTFPRTEGQIPVYYNHYNTGRPAKNNTDRNYVSAYIDLDNDPKFPFGYGLSYTTFRYSDMSLSSANLTGNQALDISVTVSNTGKYDGEEVVQLYIRDLVGKVVRPVKELKGFQKVLIKKGEQKTVHFRLTTQDLKFYDDALNYDWEPGEYDIMVGTDSQQVQTKRITWLK from the coding sequence ATGAAAAGAGTTTATTTCTTACTGGCCGTTGCAGCCTTCGGGATGAATGCATCCGGACAGAAAACGGCAGACCAGAAAGCCTCCGAACTGTTATCTAAAATGACATTGGAGGAAAAAATAGGGCAGTTGGTCCAGTACAGCGGCTTTGAATACGCCACCGGTCCGCAAAACACCAATTCTGCAACCGTTCTGGAAGAAATAAAAAAAGGTAAGGTAGGATCCATGCTCAATGTAGCCGGATCCGAAGAGACCAGAAACTTTCAGAAGCTGGCGTTACAGTCGCGGCTGAAAATCCCGTTGCTTTTCGGGCAGGATGTGATCCACGGATACAGAACTACCTTTCCGGTGAATATCGGACAGGCAGCCAGCTGGGACCTCACACTTATTGAACAGTCAGAAAGGATTGCGGCTACGGAAGCTTCCGCTTACGGAATCCACTGGACTTTTGCCCCAATGGTTGATATCGCCAGAGATCCGAGATGGGGAAGGGTGATGGAAGGCTCCGGGGAAGATACTTACTTAGGAACCCGGATCGGGTTGGCAAGAATCAGGGGATTCCAGGGAAAAGGATTAGGCAATCTTGATGCGATCATGGCCTGTGCAAAGCATTTTGCGGCCTACGGTGCTGCAGTGGGCGGACGGGATTATAATTCGGTCGACATGAGCCTGCGGCAGCTTAATGAAACCTACCTTCCGCCGTTTAAGGCTGCTGCGGAAGCCGGAGTAGCTACATTCATGAACTCGTTCAATGATATCAACGGTATTCCTGCTACCACCAACCGGTATATCCTGAGGGATTTGCTGAAGGGACAGTGGAATTACAGGGGATTCGTGGTGTCTGACTGGGGCAGCATCGGGGAAATGGTGGCGCATGGCTATGCCAGAGATAATAAGGAAGCGGCTGAAAAAGCCATTATTGCCGGCAGTGATATGGACATGGAAAGCCGTGCCTACATGGCTGAACTCCCAAGGCTTGTTCAGGAAGGTAAAGTTGATTCTAAGCTGATTGATGATGCTGCACGGAGAATTCTGATCAAAAAATTCGAAATGGGTTTATTTGATGATCCTTACCGTTTCAGCAGTGAAAAAAGACAGCAGCAGCAGACCAATAACCGGGAGAACAGGAAATTCGGAAGGGAATTCGGCTCAAAGAGTATTGTTTTGATGAAAAACCAGGACAACATCCTGCCACTTTCGAGGTCCGTAAAGACAGTAGCTTTAATCGGCCCTTTCGGAAAAGAGACCACGGCAAACCACGGCTTCTGGTCGGTGGCATTTAAAGATGACAATCAAAGGATCATCAGTCAGTTCGACGGTATCAGAAGCCAGTTGGATAAAAATTCTACCTTGCTGTATGCGAAAGGCGCCAATGCGGATGACCAGGACAGATCCATGTTTGCAGAGGCCGTTGCAACCGCGAAAAAAGCTGATGTAGTCATCATGACTTTAGGGGAAGGCCATGCGATGAGCGGTGAAGCCAAGAGCCGGAGCAATATTCATTTTTCGGGTGTCCAGGAAGATTTACTGAAAGAAATCGCCAAAACCGGTAAACCGATTGTCCTGATGATCAATGCAGGAAGGCCGCTGGTGTTCGACTGGGCAGCAGATAACATTCCGGCCATCATGTATACCTGGTGGCTTGGAACGGAAGCCGGAAACTCTATTGCGGATGTACTCTTCGGATCGGTAAATCCGGGCGGGAAGCTGCCAATGACGTTCCCAAGAACCGAAGGACAGATTCCGGTATATTACAATCACTACAATACAGGAAGGCCGGCAAAAAACAATACGGACAGGAATTATGTTTCTGCCTATATCGATCTCGATAATGATCCGAAATTCCCTTTCGGGTACGGGCTGAGCTATACCACTTTCAGGTATTCCGATATGAGTTTAAGTTCGGCAAATCTTACAGGAAACCAGGCCCTGGACATCAGTGTTACTGTCTCCAATACCGGAAAATACGACGGTGAAGAGGTGGTACAGCTTTACATCAGGGATCTGGTAGGAAAAGTGGTAAGGCCTGTAAAGGAGCTGAAAGGCTTCCAGAAAGTCTTAATTAAAAAAGGGGAACAGAAAACGGTTCATTTCAGACTGACCACCCAGGACCTTAAGTTTTACGATGATGCACTGAATTACGACTGGGAACCCGGCGAGTATGACATTATGGTAGGAACTGATTCGCAACAGGTGCAAACCAAAAGAATTACATGGTTAAAATAA
- a CDS encoding glycoside hydrolase family 16 protein, producing the protein MKIRYMLSLFTGGLLVFSACSCISWLSHPRSRLVWNDEFNGKGLPDSTKWNYDVGGHGYGNNEEQFYTKNRPENARLEDGKLVIEARKEQWEGNTYTSARLLTKGKFSFQYGTVEVRAKLPKGRGTWPAIWMMSEKMKKWPDDGELDIMEHVGYHQGYIHASVHTKKYNHIIGTQKTDTLVVQDASEQFHVYKGVWTPEKIDVYVDKQKYFTYENREKTYDAWPFDQPYFLILNLAIGGFWGGKEGIDDRIFPQKFEIDYVRVYQNR; encoded by the coding sequence ATGAAGATTCGATATATGCTTAGCCTTTTTACCGGAGGATTGCTGGTTTTTTCTGCATGCAGTTGTATTTCCTGGCTTTCACATCCACGCAGCAGGCTGGTCTGGAATGATGAATTCAATGGAAAAGGTTTGCCGGATTCCACCAAATGGAATTATGATGTCGGTGGCCACGGCTACGGAAATAATGAAGAACAGTTCTACACGAAAAACCGACCGGAAAATGCCAGGCTGGAAGATGGAAAGCTGGTCATTGAAGCCAGGAAAGAACAGTGGGAAGGTAATACATATACGTCTGCAAGGCTTTTGACTAAAGGAAAGTTCTCTTTTCAGTACGGTACCGTGGAGGTGAGGGCAAAGCTACCCAAAGGACGAGGAACCTGGCCTGCCATCTGGATGATGAGTGAGAAAATGAAAAAATGGCCGGATGACGGAGAACTGGATATTATGGAGCATGTAGGTTACCACCAGGGATACATCCATGCTTCCGTTCATACGAAGAAATATAACCACATCATCGGAACCCAGAAAACAGATACCCTTGTTGTACAGGATGCCAGTGAACAGTTCCATGTTTATAAAGGGGTCTGGACACCTGAAAAGATTGATGTATATGTGGATAAACAGAAGTATTTCACGTATGAAAACAGGGAAAAGACCTATGACGCATGGCCGTTTGACCAGCCCTATTTTCTCATCCTGAATCTTGCCATCGGCGGCTTCTGGGGTGGTAAAGAGGGCATTGATGACCGTATATTTCCGCAAAAGTTTGAGATTGATTATGTAAGGGTTTACCAGAACCGATAA
- a CDS encoding glycoside hydrolase family 30 protein yields the protein MKKIVVSCLVIGAVFNASAQNYWKKNAGKTARVILTDAKTQEKMADKGVVKFVKMDQPKETDACIFVDPDFKYQKLIGIGGAITDASAETFYKMPKNKQKEIIDAYYGKDGLGYTVARTNMNSCDFSSDSYTYVRDNDTSLKSFNVAHDEKYKIPMIKEAQKAVGKDFTFYFSPWSPPAWMKSNKSMLKGGRLENQFYQTWAEYYIRFIKEYEKRGINVWGLTVQNEPMATQTWESCIYTAEEEGQFLRNNLGPTLWKNGYKDKKVMIWDHNRDLIYQRATTTLSDPETSKYASGIGYHWYETWNNKTQLFDNLLETQRAFPDKFLAFTEGCKEQFSLDKIYEVSLGELYGKNMINDFNKGTALWTDWNVLLDETGGPNHVGNFCFAPIIADTKTGEVHYTYEYYYIGHVSKFVKPAARRIGTSSNRAALTSTTFMNENGQLVTVIMNDSDTDIQANLWIEGMAAALPAPAHSIQTILL from the coding sequence ATGAAGAAAATAGTCGTGAGCTGCCTGGTAATAGGAGCAGTTTTTAATGCAAGTGCACAAAATTACTGGAAGAAAAATGCAGGGAAGACAGCCCGGGTGATCCTTACTGATGCTAAAACACAGGAGAAGATGGCCGATAAGGGAGTGGTGAAATTTGTGAAAATGGACCAGCCCAAAGAAACTGATGCCTGTATTTTTGTAGATCCTGACTTTAAATACCAGAAACTGATCGGAATTGGTGGGGCCATTACAGATGCATCTGCGGAGACATTCTATAAAATGCCGAAGAATAAACAGAAAGAAATCATTGATGCTTATTACGGTAAAGACGGACTGGGCTATACAGTTGCCCGTACCAACATGAATTCCTGTGATTTTTCAAGTGATTCGTACACCTATGTCCGGGACAATGATACGTCGCTGAAGTCATTCAATGTGGCCCATGACGAGAAATATAAGATCCCGATGATCAAAGAAGCGCAGAAAGCTGTCGGGAAAGATTTTACATTTTACTTTTCACCCTGGAGCCCTCCGGCATGGATGAAGTCGAACAAAAGCATGCTGAAAGGCGGAAGGCTTGAAAACCAGTTCTACCAGACTTGGGCAGAGTATTATATCAGATTCATCAAAGAATATGAGAAAAGGGGAATCAACGTATGGGGATTAACCGTTCAGAATGAGCCGATGGCTACACAGACGTGGGAATCCTGCATTTATACGGCGGAAGAAGAAGGGCAGTTCCTCAGAAACAACCTCGGGCCTACGCTCTGGAAGAACGGATATAAAGATAAGAAAGTCATGATCTGGGACCATAACCGTGACCTGATCTACCAGAGAGCCACTACTACACTGAGTGATCCGGAAACATCCAAATACGCTTCTGGGATCGGCTACCACTGGTACGAGACCTGGAATAACAAAACCCAGCTTTTTGATAACCTTCTGGAAACCCAGCGCGCATTCCCGGATAAGTTTTTAGCCTTCACGGAAGGATGCAAAGAGCAATTCAGCCTCGATAAAATTTACGAAGTAAGCCTGGGCGAGCTGTATGGTAAAAATATGATCAATGATTTCAATAAAGGTACCGCACTATGGACGGACTGGAATGTACTGCTGGATGAAACCGGCGGGCCGAACCATGTCGGGAATTTCTGTTTTGCGCCTATTATTGCTGATACCAAAACCGGAGAAGTGCATTATACCTATGAATATTATTACATCGGGCATGTGTCCAAATTTGTAAAACCTGCTGCACGCAGGATCGGGACTTCGTCCAACAGGGCTGCGCTGACCTCAACGACATTCATGAATGAAAACGGACAGCTCGTGACGGTCATCATGAATGATTCCGATACGGATATCCAGGCCAACCTTTGGATCGAAGGCATGGCTGCCGCACTACCGGCGCCGGCCCATTCCATTCAGACCATATTGTTATAA
- a CDS encoding enoyl-ACP reductase FabI encodes MSYGLLKGKKGIIFGALNEQSIAWKVAERCHEEGAEFILSNAPIAMRMGELNALAEKTGSDIIGADATSIEDLEKLFDAAVAKFGKIDFILHSIGMSVNVRKGKHYTEMNYDWLEKGWDVSAVSFHKVMRVAWEKDCMNEWGSILALSYIAAQRTFPDYNDMSDNKAYLESIARTFGNYWGERKVRVNTVSQSPTPTTAGSGVKGFGGFLGYAEDMSPLGNATALDCANYCVTLFSDLTKKVTMQNLFHDGGFSSSGVTQKVISKYDVE; translated from the coding sequence ATGTCATACGGTTTACTTAAAGGCAAAAAAGGAATTATTTTCGGAGCGCTTAATGAACAGTCTATCGCATGGAAAGTGGCAGAGAGATGTCATGAAGAGGGTGCAGAATTTATCTTATCCAACGCACCTATCGCCATGAGAATGGGAGAACTGAATGCTCTTGCAGAAAAAACAGGCTCAGATATTATCGGAGCTGATGCAACTTCTATTGAAGATCTGGAAAAACTTTTTGATGCTGCGGTTGCCAAATTCGGTAAGATCGATTTTATCCTTCACTCTATAGGAATGTCTGTTAACGTAAGAAAGGGCAAACATTATACGGAAATGAACTACGACTGGTTAGAAAAAGGCTGGGACGTTTCAGCGGTTTCTTTCCACAAAGTAATGCGTGTGGCATGGGAGAAAGACTGTATGAATGAATGGGGAAGCATCCTGGCGTTAAGCTATATTGCTGCCCAGAGAACATTCCCGGATTATAATGATATGTCTGATAACAAAGCCTATCTTGAAAGTATTGCGAGAACATTCGGAAACTACTGGGGAGAAAGAAAAGTACGGGTTAATACTGTTTCCCAGTCTCCTACCCCTACCACTGCAGGAAGCGGTGTAAAAGGATTCGGAGGATTCCTTGGATATGCAGAAGATATGTCACCGCTTGGGAATGCTACGGCTCTTGACTGTGCGAATTACTGTGTAACTTTATTCTCAGACCTGACGAAAAAAGTAACGATGCAGAACCTGTTCCACGACGGAGGCTTCAGCAGCTCAGGCGTTACCCAGAAGGTAATCAGCAAATATGATGTCGAATAA
- a CDS encoding nucleoside phosphorylase, whose translation MLNKLAASELVLNDDGSVYHLNLLPEDIAEKIILVGDPDRVPKVSAYFDSVEIRKNKREFYTHTGTLRGERITVMSTGIGTENIDIVMNELDALVNIDLKHKEFKAEHSSLQLFRMGTCGSVNPDVQVDNMLVTQNVVGLDGLMHFYQDYRFDNEFSKKFMEKFPYPSIKPMLYFSEWSEELGNLYKDAAYHGNTATFPGFYAPQGRQLRLKALDDQFLETLNDLGVTNFEMETSAIYALSKLLGHKAITVNNVIANRRRGEFSADHHASEKRLITWVLDRIIS comes from the coding sequence ATGCTAAATAAACTTGCTGCTTCAGAGCTTGTTCTGAATGATGACGGAAGCGTTTACCACCTCAATCTTCTCCCGGAAGATATTGCTGAAAAAATTATCCTTGTAGGAGATCCGGACCGGGTACCCAAAGTTTCGGCCTACTTTGATTCGGTAGAGATCAGAAAAAACAAAAGGGAATTTTATACCCATACCGGAACTTTACGTGGTGAAAGGATCACCGTGATGTCCACAGGTATCGGGACGGAGAATATTGATATTGTCATGAATGAGCTGGATGCCTTAGTCAATATCGATCTTAAACATAAAGAATTCAAGGCAGAGCATTCTTCACTGCAGCTATTCAGGATGGGAACCTGCGGCAGTGTAAACCCTGACGTTCAGGTTGACAATATGCTGGTAACACAGAATGTAGTGGGCCTTGACGGACTGATGCATTTTTATCAGGACTACCGGTTTGACAATGAATTCTCAAAAAAATTCATGGAAAAATTCCCGTATCCGAGTATCAAGCCGATGCTGTACTTCTCCGAATGGTCTGAAGAACTGGGAAACCTGTACAAAGATGCTGCATACCATGGAAATACGGCTACGTTCCCCGGATTTTATGCTCCGCAGGGAAGGCAGCTTCGCCTGAAGGCACTTGATGACCAGTTTCTCGAAACACTGAACGACCTCGGAGTGACCAATTTTGAAATGGAGACCTCTGCCATTTACGCTTTATCCAAATTATTGGGCCATAAAGCCATTACAGTGAATAACGTCATCGCCAACAGGAGAAGAGGCGAGTTTTCCGCGGATCACCATGCTTCTGAAAAAAGGCTGATTACCTGGGTACTGGACAGGATCATTTCATAA
- a CDS encoding translation initiation factor, with the protein MDLRDQLKNLFPEHEEQDFTMPEEQFRQKEPLVCKFEKKGRNGKPVTLIEGWEGSEEELKKISKKIKTTLGIGGSEKDGIIVIQGDNRDKIMEILKDMGFKTKRVGG; encoded by the coding sequence ATGGACTTACGAGATCAACTGAAAAACCTCTTTCCTGAACATGAGGAACAGGACTTTACAATGCCGGAAGAACAATTCAGGCAGAAAGAACCTCTGGTATGCAAATTTGAAAAGAAAGGCAGGAACGGCAAGCCCGTAACCCTGATTGAAGGCTGGGAAGGCAGTGAAGAGGAACTCAAAAAGATTTCAAAGAAAATCAAGACCACACTGGGAATCGGAGGTTCGGAAAAAGACGGGATCATCGTTATTCAGGGCGATAACCGTGACAAAATCATGGAGATCCTGAAGGATATGGGATTTAAAACAAAAAGAGTCGGCGGATAA
- a CDS encoding carbohydrate-binding module family 20 domain-containing protein, which produces MKDPLVFLRESGFLDSYIQDYTHSGSNIFDDFFKEYSDETYPVQITVKVPKPDDEVYITGNQPELGSWNPSMVKMHRKKLTREPSTSGSIFLPNLSLPVVAGAGRQR; this is translated from the coding sequence ATGAAAGATCCGCTGGTATTTCTCAGAGAGAGCGGGTTTTTAGATTCTTATATCCAGGATTACACACATTCAGGAAGCAATATATTTGATGATTTTTTCAAAGAATATTCAGATGAGACCTATCCGGTACAAATTACAGTGAAGGTTCCGAAGCCGGATGATGAGGTCTATATTACCGGCAATCAGCCGGAACTGGGCAGCTGGAACCCTTCAATGGTGAAAATGCACCGGAAAAAGCTTACGAGAGAACCATCAACATCAGGGTCCATCTTCCTGCCCAATTTAAGTTTACCGGTGGTAGCTGGAGCAGGGAGGCAGAGGTAA
- the gpmI gene encoding 2,3-bisphosphoglycerate-independent phosphoglycerate mutase — translation MSKKAILAILDGWGLGTNPDVSALDKANTPFIDSCYQKFPHTTLEASGLAVGLPVGQMGNSEVGHMNLGAGRVVYQNLVKLNMAVENGTLGQEKAIQDAFEYAMRENKKVHFIGLVSDGGVHSHINHLKGLLTAAKAFGFKENVYVHAFTDGRDCDPHSAVGFIQDLEKHMETTVGRLATVVGRYYAMDRDKRWERVKLAYDALVEGVGLQTTDAIAAIQASYKDNVTDEFIKPIILTKTTAIGNIVPMAKIDDNDVVICFNFRTDRGREITEVLSQQDFPEYFMRKLPLYYVTLTNYDKTFKDVHVVFDEEVLKDTMGEVLERNGRSQIRIAETEKYPHVTFFFSGGREEEFEGERRLLCPSPKDVPTYDLKPEMSAYDITNAIIPEIEHGTADFICLNFANTDMVGHTGVFSAAVKAAETVDECIGKVATAAYENGYAVFILADHGNSDVMINPDGTPNTQHSTNLVPFIVMDKDHTWNLKPGKLGDVAPTILNVMGVEIPAVMTGDILVS, via the coding sequence ATGTCGAAAAAAGCAATATTAGCCATCCTTGACGGATGGGGGCTGGGCACCAATCCTGATGTTTCAGCTCTGGATAAAGCCAATACACCATTCATAGACAGCTGTTACCAGAAATTTCCGCATACGACTCTTGAAGCCAGCGGCCTAGCAGTAGGACTGCCTGTAGGGCAGATGGGAAATTCAGAAGTAGGGCATATGAACCTGGGAGCGGGCAGGGTGGTATACCAGAACCTCGTAAAACTGAATATGGCCGTGGAAAACGGCACTTTGGGACAGGAAAAAGCCATTCAGGATGCTTTTGAATACGCAATGAGAGAAAATAAAAAGGTACACTTCATCGGATTGGTTTCCGATGGCGGTGTGCATTCGCATATCAACCATTTGAAAGGATTGCTTACGGCAGCAAAAGCCTTTGGTTTTAAAGAAAACGTCTATGTGCATGCCTTTACAGACGGCAGGGACTGTGATCCGCATTCAGCAGTTGGTTTTATCCAGGATCTGGAAAAACATATGGAAACCACTGTCGGAAGGCTGGCAACCGTGGTCGGAAGGTATTATGCCATGGACCGGGATAAAAGATGGGAGCGTGTCAAGCTGGCTTATGATGCGCTTGTGGAAGGCGTAGGATTGCAGACAACCGATGCCATTGCAGCCATCCAGGCTTCTTATAAGGATAATGTAACCGATGAATTCATAAAGCCGATCATCCTTACCAAAACAACAGCCATAGGCAATATTGTGCCGATGGCGAAAATTGATGACAATGATGTGGTGATCTGCTTCAACTTCCGTACAGACCGAGGGCGTGAAATTACCGAAGTGCTTTCCCAGCAGGATTTTCCGGAGTATTTCATGAGGAAACTGCCTTTGTACTATGTGACTTTAACCAATTATGACAAGACATTCAAAGATGTTCACGTGGTATTTGACGAAGAAGTGCTGAAAGATACCATGGGAGAAGTGCTGGAAAGAAACGGCAGAAGCCAGATCCGTATTGCGGAAACTGAAAAATATCCGCATGTTACCTTTTTCTTTTCCGGAGGACGTGAAGAGGAATTTGAAGGCGAGCGCAGGCTGTTATGCCCAAGCCCGAAAGATGTGCCTACCTATGATCTGAAACCTGAAATGTCTGCTTATGACATTACCAATGCCATCATTCCTGAAATTGAGCACGGAACAGCTGATTTTATCTGTCTGAACTTTGCCAATACGGATATGGTGGGGCATACCGGTGTTTTCTCAGCAGCGGTAAAAGCAGCGGAAACCGTAGATGAATGCATCGGGAAAGTAGCTACAGCTGCCTATGAAAACGGGTACGCCGTTTTCATCCTTGCCGATCACGGAAATTCTGATGTGATGATCAATCCGGACGGAACACCGAACACCCAGCATTCCACTAACCTTGTGCCGTTCATCGTGATGGATAAAGACCATACCTGGAACCTGAAACCAGGTAAACTGGGAGATGTGGCTCCTACCATTCTCAACGTTATGGGAGTGGAGATCCCGGCTGTCATGACAGGAGACATATTAGTCAGCTAG